Proteins from a single region of Budorcas taxicolor isolate Tak-1 chromosome 7, Takin1.1, whole genome shotgun sequence:
- the ZCCHC10 gene encoding zinc finger CCHC domain-containing protein 10 has protein sequence MATPMHRLIARRQAEANKQHVRCQKCLEFGHWTYECTGKRKYLHRPSRTAELKKALKEKENRLLLQQSIGEANVERKTKKKRSKSVTSSSSNSSDSSASDSSSESEETSTSSSSEDSDSDESSSSSSSSASSTSSSSSSDSDSDSSSSSSSSTSTDSSSDDEPPKKKKKK, from the exons ATGGCGACTCCCATGCATCGTCTCATAGCCCGGAGACAAGC TGAAGCAAATAAGCAACATGTAAGATGTCAGAAATGCTTGGAATTTGGACATTGGACTTATGAATgtacaggaaaaagaaagtacCTACATAGGCCTTCAAGAACAGCAGAACTAAAgaaagctttaaaagaaaaagaaaacagattattATTACAACAAAG CATTGGAGAAGCTAATGTAGAAAGAAAGACCAAGAAGAAAAG GTCTAAGAGCGTAACCAGTTCCAGTAGCAATAGCAGCGACAGTTCAGCCAGTGATTCTTCATCAGAGAGTGAAGAGACGTCTACCTCATCTTCCTCAGAGGACAGTGACTCTGATGAAAGCTCCTCCAGTTCATCATCTTCTGCCTCCTCCACAAGCTCCTCCTCATCCTCTGATTCAGACTCAGATTCCAGCTCTTCCAGTAGTAGCAGCACCAGCACAGATAGTAGTTCTGACGATGAACcaccaaagaagaagaaaaaaaaatag